In Ruminococcaceae bacterium BL-6, a genomic segment contains:
- a CDS encoding protein of unknown function (Evidence 5 : Unknown function) has product MQYYCDNSDCPVQPISVKGIPSVATADAEAIGYYESNWKTKKEATDREDK; this is encoded by the coding sequence ATGCAGTATTACTGTGATAATTCTGACTGCCCGGTGCAGCCTATTTCAGTGAAGGGCATACCGTCTGTGGCGACGGCTGACGCAGAAGCAATCGGATATTATGAATCTAATTGGAAAACAAAGAAGGAGGCTACCGATCGGGAGGACAAATAA
- a CDS encoding transposase — protein MKLKYRVIERFRGKYSVEAMCRSFEVSRSGYYDWRNRKTKEARDQWLTDLIMNCQQHCKQTYGCRRVRRWILRQTGKKVNLKAILRIMRKCDLLSRIRRRRPYVRYKQAVHKYPNLLQRIFEQPLPNHFWVTDITYIPTAKGMLYLCAVIDLCGKMVLAYRIGNDMTASLVTDTIRDALQQEKVADGLALHSDQGSQYTSQAYFDLSQEYHFQPSMSSPGCPYDNAAMENFFGTLKTECLYRMNFSCRTEVEQAVAEYVQFYNYERINLKGGLTPSEIRSKAA, from the coding sequence GTGAAGCTGAAGTATCGCGTCATTGAACGGTTCCGTGGTAAGTATAGCGTTGAAGCCATGTGCCGTTCCTTTGAAGTTTCGCGGAGCGGCTACTATGATTGGCGGAACCGGAAGACGAAGGAAGCCAGAGACCAATGGCTGACGGATTTAATCATGAATTGTCAGCAACATTGCAAACAGACCTACGGTTGTCGTCGGGTGCGCCGCTGGATTCTGCGACAGACCGGGAAAAAAGTCAATCTGAAAGCTATTCTGCGCATCATGCGAAAGTGTGACCTTCTTTCGCGGATACGGCGGCGCCGGCCATATGTCCGTTACAAACAGGCAGTACATAAATATCCGAATTTGTTACAGAGGATTTTTGAGCAGCCGTTGCCCAATCATTTCTGGGTTACGGACATTACCTACATCCCTACTGCAAAAGGGATGCTGTATCTATGTGCAGTAATAGACTTGTGCGGCAAAATGGTTTTGGCCTATCGTATCGGCAATGACATGACCGCCTCACTGGTGACAGACACTATCCGGGACGCCTTACAACAAGAGAAGGTCGCCGATGGACTTGCACTCCACAGCGACCAGGGGTCTCAATACACGTCACAAGCATACTTTGACCTGAGCCAAGAATACCATTTTCAGCCGTCCATGTCCAGCCCCGGGTGCCCTTACGACAACGCCGCTATGGAAAATTTCTTTGGTACACTCAAGACGGAATGCCTATATCGTATGAATTTTTCCTGCCGTACCGAAGTGGAACAGGCAGTGGCTGAATATGTTCAGTTTTACAATTATGAGCGAATCAATCTGAAAGGCGGCCTCACTCCGTCCGAAATTCGGAGCAAGGCCGCCTAA
- a CDS encoding conserved protein of unknown function (Evidence 4 : Unknown function but conserved in other organisms) produces MPRKYTKIEELSEEVFRRKAAGETNREIGQSYGLSKEQIKGLVKRQNRKVSLISNGYLPRPKGRPRRQNPVDEETLRNNELIELRMKVELLQNFLSEAGRR; encoded by the coding sequence ATGCCCAGGAAGTATACAAAAATAGAAGAATTGAGTGAAGAAGTATTCCGGCGAAAAGCGGCAGGAGAGACAAACCGGGAAATTGGCCAGAGTTATGGCCTGAGCAAAGAACAAATAAAAGGGCTGGTAAAACGTCAAAACCGGAAAGTGAGCCTGATTTCCAACGGTTACTTGCCCCGTCCGAAAGGGAGACCACGGCGGCAAAACCCGGTTGATGAAGAAACGTTGCGGAACAATGAGCTGATTGAACTGCGGATGAAAGTGGAACTGCTGCAAAATTTTCTGTCCGAAGCTGGAAGGAGGTGA
- a CDS encoding conserved protein of unknown function (Evidence 4 : Unknown function but conserved in other organisms): MPRGQKKAPLDVINEQLAKVNSQIENYQGKINNLKNQKNDLLKQKQEQELLALSEKIKESGKTVEEVLKAIE; the protein is encoded by the coding sequence TTGCCGCGTGGTCAAAAGAAAGCTCCCCTTGATGTAATCAATGAGCAATTGGCGAAGGTTAATTCTCAGATTGAAAACTACCAGGGAAAAATCAATAACCTCAAGAACCAAAAGAATGATCTATTAAAACAGAAACAAGAACAGGAATTGCTTGCTTTGTCTGAAAAGATAAAAGAAAGCGGAAAAACAGTGGAAGAGGTTCTAAAGGCAATCGAATAA
- a CDS encoding protein of unknown function (Evidence 5 : Unknown function) — protein sequence MWKQNLNLRLLVMSPIVYSSLLSFLPIEQVGRERKVGGLGYERHAQTTPIYQDD from the coding sequence TTGTGGAAGCAGAATTTGAACCTACGGCTTTTGGTCATGAGTCCGATTGTTTATAGTTCTTTATTATCATTTCTACCGATCGAACAAGTCGGTAGGGAACGTAAAGTTGGGGGTCTGGGCTACGAACGCCATGCACAAACCACACCTATTTATCAGGACGACTAG
- a CDS encoding POTASSIUM/PROTON ANTIPORTER ROSB gives MHVPALISDLALMLLVAGVTTLLFKKLRQPVVLGYILAGFFVGPYFNPFPNVVDMVSINTWSEIGIIILMFSLGLEFNLHKLASVGGTAIITAISEVGGMLFVGFFCGKLMGWSTMDSIFLGGMLSMSSTTIIIKAFDDLNLKGKKFTELVFGILIIEDIAGIFMMVILSTVAANQEISGGELVGSLLKMLLYLALWLILGTYLLPTVLKRTKKLMNEETLLIVSLGICLGMVLLANALGFSSALGAFLAGSLLAGTIHAEEIERISKPIKDLFGAIFFISVGMMVNPDLIVQYIGPIALIIVATIVGKAFFSSLGVLLSGQPLKTAVSSGFSLAQIGEFSFIIASMGISLGVISDYIYPIVVSVSVITTFTTPYVIRASDGAFAFINKSLPSKLVNYLNRHTSEDKAETEKSSSWSFFIKKYFFHLTFYVVVMLGIILGGISFLWPLVARHLAATPAAVLSLFVIFLFMAPFLRQCLFQKNAYFSQLWFESNSNRLPLIVLSGFRFAVMIFLIMLPIWMMFSFPFQYILLVALVLLFAVNRSDWLITPYLKIEVRFLTNFNERKLKQRKKAGTDHSWLDQQIYVVKIDFNHESTVLNQPLSEIFGPEHSGVRVIKIIRNGRHINIPKGTDKILPGDTVFIAGKLIELNHLDMILKIDLAAQEESWEPRTLHDFINQQEQYAEADQLLCYAITVEKGSSLAGTRIKKNSTIHNEWGALLLGLERDLYPIISPNINMRIQENDLLWILGSQKTAGKLAKADLL, from the coding sequence ATGCATGTACCCGCACTTATCTCCGATCTGGCTTTAATGCTGTTGGTTGCCGGGGTTACGACGCTTCTGTTTAAGAAATTGCGGCAGCCCGTGGTCTTAGGCTATATTCTCGCCGGATTCTTTGTAGGGCCATATTTTAACCCGTTCCCTAACGTGGTCGATATGGTCAGCATCAATACTTGGAGCGAAATCGGCATTATCATTCTGATGTTTTCACTGGGGCTGGAATTTAATTTGCATAAGCTTGCTTCTGTGGGCGGCACCGCGATCATCACGGCGATTTCAGAAGTGGGCGGCATGCTTTTCGTTGGTTTTTTCTGCGGCAAATTAATGGGCTGGAGTACAATGGACAGCATCTTTCTCGGGGGGATGCTTTCCATGTCATCCACCACGATTATCATCAAGGCCTTCGATGACTTAAATCTGAAGGGAAAAAAGTTTACGGAGCTTGTTTTCGGTATATTGATCATTGAGGACATCGCCGGTATCTTTATGATGGTAATCCTGTCGACAGTCGCTGCCAACCAGGAAATCTCCGGCGGCGAGTTGGTGGGCAGCCTGTTGAAAATGCTTCTTTATTTGGCGCTTTGGCTCATTTTAGGTACTTATTTGCTTCCGACGGTTCTCAAGCGAACGAAAAAATTGATGAATGAGGAAACCCTTTTGATTGTCTCTTTGGGAATATGCCTGGGAATGGTTCTGCTGGCCAATGCCTTGGGGTTTTCTTCCGCTTTGGGAGCGTTTTTAGCAGGCTCCTTATTGGCCGGTACCATCCATGCGGAGGAAATCGAGCGTATCAGTAAACCAATCAAGGACCTTTTTGGGGCGATCTTTTTCATTTCCGTCGGCATGATGGTCAATCCGGATTTGATCGTTCAATATATAGGCCCCATCGCCCTGATTATCGTTGCTACGATTGTCGGAAAAGCGTTTTTCTCCTCCCTGGGGGTTCTGCTTTCCGGCCAGCCTTTAAAAACGGCCGTTTCGAGCGGGTTTTCTCTGGCCCAAATTGGGGAATTTTCTTTTATTATCGCCTCTATGGGGATATCATTAGGAGTGATCAGCGATTATATCTATCCGATCGTGGTCTCTGTTTCCGTCATTACCACTTTCACCACGCCGTATGTGATTCGGGCGTCCGACGGGGCTTTTGCCTTTATCAATAAGAGCCTGCCGTCAAAGCTCGTCAATTACCTGAACCGCCATACTTCGGAAGACAAAGCAGAAACGGAAAAGAGCAGCAGCTGGTCCTTCTTTATCAAGAAATATTTTTTTCACCTGACCTTTTATGTGGTCGTAATGCTCGGGATTATTTTGGGCGGGATCTCATTTTTATGGCCTCTCGTCGCCAGGCATCTGGCAGCTACGCCCGCCGCCGTCCTCTCGTTATTTGTTATTTTCCTTTTCATGGCCCCGTTCCTAAGGCAGTGCCTGTTCCAAAAAAACGCGTATTTCAGCCAGCTTTGGTTTGAAAGCAATTCCAATCGGCTGCCCTTAATTGTGTTGAGCGGATTTCGGTTTGCCGTCATGATCTTTCTCATTATGCTGCCGATTTGGATGATGTTCTCTTTCCCCTTCCAATATATTTTATTGGTGGCACTGGTTCTTCTCTTTGCCGTCAACCGCTCCGATTGGCTGATTACGCCTTACCTGAAAATTGAGGTGAGGTTCCTGACAAATTTCAATGAGAGAAAACTAAAACAAAGGAAAAAGGCAGGTACTGACCACAGCTGGCTGGATCAGCAGATTTATGTGGTCAAAATCGATTTCAATCATGAATCCACGGTTTTGAATCAGCCTTTGAGTGAAATTTTCGGCCCTGAACATTCCGGCGTGAGAGTCATCAAAATTATCCGTAACGGCAGGCACATCAACATACCGAAAGGAACAGACAAGATTCTGCCCGGAGACACTGTTTTTATTGCCGGGAAGTTAATAGAACTGAATCATTTAGACATGATTCTCAAAATTGACTTGGCGGCTCAAGAAGAAAGCTGGGAGCCCAGGACGCTACACGATTTTATTAATCAGCAGGAGCAATACGCGGAGGCCGATCAGCTATTGTGTTATGCCATTACAGTTGAAAAGGGCTCATCGCTGGCAGGAACCCGGATCAAAAAGAATTCTACCATCCACAACGAATGGGGCGCACTGCTGCTTGGGCTGGAACGGGATCTTTATCCCATTATTTCGCCTAATATCAATATGCGCATTCAGGAGAACGACTTGCTTTGGATCCTGGGTTCGCAGAAAACAGCGGGCAAACTGGCAAAAGCCGACTTGCTGTGA
- a CDS encoding protein of unknown function (Evidence 5 : Unknown function) yields MILQMLNYESLAQLAEHLTFNQGVRGSNPRWFTISELRRAYKIFYRHAAIL; encoded by the coding sequence ATGATTTTACAAATGCTAAATTATGAATCATTAGCTCAGCTGGCAGAGCACCTGACTTTTAATCAGGGTGTCCGGGGTTCGAATCCCCGATGGTTCACCATTTCGGAATTGCGGCGTGCCTATAAAATTTTTTATAGGCACGCCGCAATTCTATAG
- a CDS encoding Methyl-accepting chemotaxis protein, with amino-acid sequence MKSLKTKLRVFITILVLVTNILATGITCWLYYRNSVSQNEQDASQLAAAYKLVVDSGMSGYRSKVETMARNSRLNQPGLSESETQGILSLTARSDGFNYYAIADSKGNTGKDGNIAQEEFFQEAAGGNTFIGSPQKSKQDGSLVLMIATPFGDGKVLYGEISYDEFSRIISNIKVGDEGYAFLVDQHTKTVVHPTKSAAENPVDYFALAKKDKSYQPIANVFQQIKDKKTGTGYSVYNGVKRLVAFIPLAGAEGWYLAVTTPVSQLMANLYNTLVINVVIGILIQIAATIITMIFAGKITKPIVDATGRIELLAQGDLATDLVVARGRDEVARLTKALDNTIRGLRTYINDISGVLQRVSENDLTAESTVAYQGDFVPMQQALTRILESLNQTFIGITQAALQVHSGSEEVALGAQNLAQNSAEQAGTVEQLTNSLKNVSEHVRNNADHALAMEKLSNETLGFVNKGSGQMEEMLQSMKDINSSSAQIMDIIKVINDIAAQTNILALNAAVEAARAGEAGKGFAVVADEVRSLASKSAQAAESTTSLIQNSIDSVKKGMTIADQTAQSLKEIVEKTNSVNELIQRITDASKEQARAVEELDSGMSQISSVTQTNSATAEESAAASEQLTSQSEMLKELMEKFKTREQKDPADQDASD; translated from the coding sequence GTGAAATCTTTAAAAACAAAGCTGCGGGTCTTTATTACGATTCTGGTATTGGTCACCAATATTCTGGCGACCGGCATCACCTGCTGGCTGTACTACCGCAATTCCGTTTCCCAAAACGAGCAGGATGCCTCCCAGCTTGCCGCCGCCTATAAGCTGGTGGTGGACAGCGGAATGAGCGGTTACCGCAGCAAGGTGGAGACGATGGCAAGAAACAGCCGCCTGAATCAGCCCGGCCTTTCGGAAAGCGAGACTCAGGGAATCCTGTCGCTGACGGCAAGGTCGGACGGCTTCAACTATTACGCGATTGCGGATTCGAAGGGGAATACCGGGAAGGACGGAAACATTGCCCAGGAGGAATTCTTTCAGGAGGCGGCGGGAGGGAATACCTTTATCGGCAGCCCGCAGAAAAGCAAGCAGGATGGCAGCCTGGTCCTGATGATCGCCACGCCTTTCGGAGACGGAAAGGTGCTTTACGGCGAGATATCCTATGACGAGTTCAGCCGAATCATCAGCAACATCAAGGTCGGGGACGAGGGGTATGCGTTCCTGGTCGACCAGCATACGAAAACAGTGGTGCATCCGACGAAAAGCGCAGCCGAGAACCCGGTGGATTATTTTGCGCTGGCAAAAAAGGACAAGTCCTATCAGCCGATCGCAAATGTCTTTCAGCAGATCAAGGATAAAAAGACCGGCACCGGTTATTCCGTATATAACGGCGTGAAGCGCCTGGTGGCATTCATTCCCCTCGCCGGGGCCGAGGGCTGGTACCTGGCGGTGACGACGCCGGTCAGCCAGCTTATGGCGAACCTTTACAATACCCTCGTGATCAACGTCGTGATTGGAATCCTGATCCAGATCGCCGCGACGATCATCACCATGATCTTTGCAGGAAAGATCACGAAGCCCATTGTGGACGCGACGGGACGCATCGAGCTTCTGGCGCAGGGCGATCTCGCGACGGACCTGGTCGTGGCGCGCGGCAGGGACGAGGTGGCGCGGCTGACCAAGGCGCTGGACAATACGATCCGGGGGCTGCGCACCTATATCAACGATATTTCAGGCGTTTTGCAGAGAGTTTCGGAAAACGACCTGACCGCCGAAAGCACCGTCGCTTATCAGGGCGATTTTGTCCCGATGCAGCAGGCGCTTACCAGAATTCTGGAATCCCTGAATCAGACCTTCATCGGGATCACGCAGGCGGCCCTTCAGGTCCATTCCGGGTCGGAGGAAGTCGCGCTCGGCGCGCAGAATCTGGCGCAGAACTCTGCGGAGCAGGCCGGAACGGTGGAGCAGCTTACCAATTCCCTGAAAAATGTGTCCGAGCATGTCCGCAATAACGCGGATCACGCCCTCGCCATGGAAAAGCTGTCGAACGAGACGCTGGGCTTTGTCAATAAGGGCAGCGGCCAGATGGAAGAGATGCTTCAGTCGATGAAGGACATCAATTCCTCTTCCGCGCAGATCATGGATATCATCAAGGTGATCAACGACATTGCGGCGCAGACCAATATTCTGGCGCTGAACGCGGCGGTGGAGGCCGCGCGCGCCGGGGAGGCCGGCAAGGGGTTCGCCGTTGTGGCGGATGAGGTGCGCAGCCTTGCTTCCAAGAGCGCGCAGGCGGCGGAATCCACAACATCCCTGATTCAGAATTCCATCGACTCCGTGAAAAAGGGTATGACGATCGCCGATCAGACGGCCCAGTCCCTGAAAGAGATCGTGGAAAAGACGAACAGCGTCAACGAACTGATCCAGAGGATCACGGATGCTTCCAAAGAGCAGGCCCGCGCGGTGGAAGAACTGGACAGCGGCATGTCCCAGATTTCTTCGGTGACCCAGACGAACTCCGCCACGGCGGAAGAGAGCGCCGCCGCCAGCGAGCAGCTCACCAGCCAGTCCGAGATGCTGAAGGAACTGATGGAAAAATTCAAAACGCGGGAGCAGAAAGATCCGGCAGATCAGGATGCTTCGGATTGA
- a CDS encoding protein of unknown function (Evidence 5 : Unknown function): MPIKWVEEESACFFHTVQKVEKAALCRSGGLKCTSEQETGLANTERKEFRDSEIFKNKAAGLYYDSGIGHQYSGDRHHLLAVLPQFRFPKRAGCLPACRRL, encoded by the coding sequence ATGCCGATAAAATGGGTAGAAGAGGAAAGCGCCTGCTTTTTTCATACGGTTCAAAAGGTAGAAAAAGCGGCGCTTTGCCGTTCCGGGGGCCTGAAATGCACCAGTGAACAGGAAACCGGGTTGGCAAATACAGAACGGAAGGAATTCAGGGACAGTGAAATCTTTAAAAACAAAGCTGCGGGTCTTTATTACGATTCTGGTATTGGTCACCAATATTCTGGCGACCGGCATCACCTGCTGGCTGTACTACCGCAATTCCGTTTCCCAAAACGAGCAGGATGCCTCCCAGCTTGCCGCCGCCTATAA
- a CDS encoding Transcriptional regulator, protein MRADKEKITRLLKTARGQIDGLLKMVEEDRYCIDISNQLLATQAILRNINKEVLHAHLTGCVQDALGEEDQRKKIEEIIGIMDKLSK, encoded by the coding sequence GTGCGGGCAGATAAAGAAAAAATCACCCGCCTGCTGAAAACTGCACGCGGGCAGATCGACGGGCTTTTGAAGATGGTGGAGGAAGACCGGTACTGCATCGATATTTCCAACCAGCTTCTTGCGACGCAGGCGATCCTCCGCAATATCAACAAAGAGGTCCTGCATGCGCATCTGACCGGATGCGTTCAGGATGCCCTCGGCGAAGAGGATCAGCGGAAAAAGATCGAAGAGATCATCGGTATTATGGATAAGCTCTCGAAATAG
- the copZ gene encoding Copper chaperone CopZ, whose protein sequence is MKKVIAIEGMQCEHCKAKVEKALNGIDGVKAKVNLKKKDAVVSLEKDVADQTLRDAVQKAGYEAGSITEKKGLFGN, encoded by the coding sequence ATGAAAAAAGTCATTGCCATTGAAGGAATGCAGTGCGAGCACTGCAAGGCGAAAGTGGAAAAAGCTTTGAACGGCATAGACGGCGTCAAAGCCAAGGTGAACCTGAAGAAAAAGGACGCGGTCGTCAGCCTGGAAAAGGACGTCGCGGACCAGACCCTTCGGGATGCGGTGCAGAAAGCCGGCTACGAGGCTGGCTCCATCACCGAAAAAAAAGGCCTGTTCGGAAACTGA
- the copA gene encoding copper [Cu(I)] transporter ATPase (Evidence 2a : Function from experimental evidences in other organisms; PubMedId : 11922674, 11934502, 12644235, 14663075, 18215122, 19378562, 19751213, 20233928, 22077885, 22531974, 29146226, 30431418; Product type t : transporter), with protein sequence MNQKFNVTGMSCSACSAAVEKSVRKLSGVRSVNVNLLSNSMAVDYDEAALDSGGIIHAVEEAGYGASIHEKGAKPAAAEKAENPVEAELKSMKIRLIVSFAFWIPLMYLAMHHMMKEWLGIPVPFFIESAFHGAENAVPFAFTQFLLLLPIVFVNRKYFQVGFKTLWKRSPNMDSLIAIGSSAAIAYGVFAIYKIGYALGADDMMTADHFLMDLYFESAGTILTLITLGKYLEARSKGKTSEAISKLMDLAPKTATVIRDGAEKEIPVEEVAVGDTVVVRPGQSIPVDGVIVEGSSAVDQSALTGESIPVEKGVGDKVIAATVNKTGFFKFQAQKVGDDTTLAQIIELVDEASSSKAPIAKLADRVSGVFVPVVIALAVIAAAVWLILGQSFEFALSIGIAVLVISCPCALGLATPVAIMVGTGKGASNGILIKSAEALETAHTVSTVVLDKTGTITEGKPKVTDLRPAPGVEEQDLLSIAASVEKPSEHPLAEAIVEHALEKDAQIRPVGKFEAVSGRGIVAEISGAEYLAGNLALMREHGVPADEMRQAAERFAEDGKTPLYFARGNSLLGVIAVADVVKPTSREAIEEFKAMGIDVVMLTGDNKRTAEAIRRQLHIDRVVAEVMPQDKESEVRAIQESGKKVAMIGDGINDAPALARADVGIAIGAGTDVAIESADIVLMKSDLLDAVTAIQLSKATIRNIKQNLFWAFFYNSIGIPLAAGVFYFLLGWKLNPMFAAAAMSLSSVCVVSNALRLKFFKPRRAVQKA encoded by the coding sequence ATGAATCAAAAATTCAACGTGACCGGCATGTCCTGCTCGGCCTGCTCCGCAGCCGTAGAAAAAAGCGTCCGGAAGCTTTCGGGGGTACGGTCGGTCAATGTCAATCTTCTGTCCAACAGCATGGCCGTCGATTACGACGAGGCCGCGCTGGACAGCGGCGGCATCATCCACGCCGTCGAGGAGGCGGGGTACGGCGCTTCCATCCATGAGAAGGGGGCGAAGCCCGCCGCGGCTGAAAAGGCCGAAAATCCCGTGGAAGCCGAGCTGAAATCCATGAAAATCCGGCTGATCGTATCGTTTGCCTTCTGGATTCCGCTGATGTATCTTGCGATGCACCACATGATGAAGGAATGGCTCGGCATCCCGGTGCCGTTTTTTATCGAAAGCGCGTTCCACGGGGCGGAAAACGCCGTGCCGTTCGCGTTTACCCAGTTCCTTCTGCTTCTGCCGATCGTTTTCGTCAACAGAAAGTACTTTCAGGTCGGGTTTAAAACCCTTTGGAAACGCTCGCCGAATATGGATTCGCTGATCGCGATCGGCTCTTCCGCTGCAATCGCCTACGGCGTTTTCGCGATTTATAAAATTGGGTACGCGCTGGGCGCGGATGACATGATGACGGCGGACCATTTCCTGATGGATCTGTATTTTGAATCCGCCGGGACGATCCTGACCCTGATCACGCTCGGGAAATACCTGGAGGCGCGCTCCAAGGGAAAGACTTCGGAGGCGATTTCCAAGCTGATGGATTTGGCCCCGAAAACCGCGACGGTCATTCGGGACGGAGCGGAAAAGGAAATCCCGGTAGAGGAGGTCGCGGTGGGCGACACCGTGGTCGTCCGGCCCGGGCAGAGCATCCCGGTGGACGGCGTCATCGTCGAGGGCTCCTCGGCCGTGGACCAGTCGGCGCTTACCGGAGAGAGCATCCCGGTGGAAAAGGGCGTCGGCGACAAGGTCATCGCCGCGACCGTGAATAAAACGGGATTCTTCAAATTCCAGGCGCAGAAGGTCGGCGACGACACGACCCTCGCCCAGATCATCGAGCTGGTCGACGAGGCGAGCTCCTCCAAGGCGCCGATCGCGAAGCTGGCCGACCGGGTCAGCGGCGTGTTCGTTCCCGTCGTCATCGCGCTGGCCGTCATCGCCGCGGCCGTCTGGCTGATTCTCGGCCAGTCGTTCGAATTTGCGCTTTCCATCGGGATCGCGGTGCTCGTGATTTCGTGCCCCTGCGCGCTCGGCCTCGCGACGCCCGTCGCGATCATGGTCGGCACGGGGAAGGGCGCTTCCAACGGGATCCTGATCAAGTCGGCGGAAGCGCTGGAAACGGCGCACACGGTCAGCACCGTGGTGCTCGACAAGACCGGGACGATCACGGAAGGAAAGCCGAAGGTGACGGACCTGCGCCCGGCGCCCGGCGTCGAAGAGCAGGATCTGCTCTCGATCGCGGCTTCCGTGGAAAAGCCGTCCGAGCATCCGCTGGCGGAAGCGATTGTGGAGCACGCGCTGGAAAAGGATGCGCAGATCCGGCCTGTCGGAAAATTCGAGGCGGTCTCCGGCCGCGGGATCGTTGCGGAGATCAGCGGTGCGGAATATCTGGCCGGCAACCTTGCGCTGATGCGGGAGCACGGCGTTCCGGCGGACGAGATGCGGCAGGCCGCGGAGCGGTTTGCGGAGGATGGCAAAACCCCGCTGTATTTTGCTAGGGGGAACAGCCTTCTGGGCGTGATCGCCGTGGCGGACGTCGTAAAGCCGACCAGCCGGGAGGCGATCGAAGAATTCAAGGCGATGGGGATTGACGTGGTGATGCTGACGGGGGATAATAAGAGAACAGCCGAAGCCATCCGCCGGCAGCTCCATATCGACCGCGTTGTGGCGGAGGTCATGCCGCAGGATAAGGAGAGCGAGGTCCGCGCGATTCAGGAGAGCGGCAAAAAAGTCGCGATGATCGGCGACGGCATCAACGACGCGCCCGCCCTTGCCCGCGCGGATGTCGGCATCGCGATCGGCGCCGGAACAGATGTCGCGATCGAATCGGCGGACATCGTGCTGATGAAAAGCGACCTGCTCGACGCCGTCACGGCGATCCAGCTGAGCAAGGCGACGATCCGCAACATCAAGCAGAACCTGTTCTGGGCGTTCTTCTACAACAGCATCGGAATCCCGCTTGCGGCCGGCGTGTTCTATTTCCTGCTGGGCTGGAAGCTCAATCCGATGTTCGCCGCCGCGGCGATGAGCCTGAGCTCGGTCTGCGTCGTTTCCAACGCGCTGCGGCTCAAATTTTTCAAGCCGCGCCGCGCGGTTCAGAAAGCATGA
- a CDS encoding conserved membrane protein of unknown function (Evidence 4 : Unknown function but conserved in other organisms), with translation MKIKNQSKFLLLLKALIAVSALFVFPNWRYPLFFILFLWLLFDLFKKRGKLALFDLLAAVFVLAAMYPFRAPLDKMRFFLWQGRYASAVETMLPELSRRKDSSWEEYRPPGLWGLSEGRAVYYGKYNGSVLIYFPSSTTFFNTYGFVFFSDQTARDFLEHPSGYDPSLSEEKAYDEIEELKRGWAYVKLY, from the coding sequence TTGAAAATCAAAAATCAATCGAAATTCCTTCTGCTTCTAAAAGCTCTCATCGCCGTCTCCGCCCTCTTCGTTTTCCCGAACTGGCGCTATCCGCTGTTCTTTATTCTTTTCCTCTGGCTGCTTTTCGATCTTTTCAAAAAGAGAGGGAAGCTGGCCCTTTTCGACCTGCTGGCGGCTGTGTTCGTGCTGGCGGCAATGTACCCCTTCCGAGCCCCTCTGGACAAAATGCGCTTTTTCCTGTGGCAGGGCCGGTATGCTTCGGCTGTTGAAACCATGCTGCCGGAGCTTTCCCGGCGTAAAGACAGCTCCTGGGAAGAATACCGCCCGCCGGGCCTGTGGGGGCTTTCGGAAGGCCGGGCGGTCTATTATGGGAAATACAACGGCAGCGTTCTGATTTACTTTCCGTCGAGCACCACCTTTTTTAATACCTACGGCTTTGTTTTCTTTTCCGATCAGACGGCCCGCGATTTTCTGGAGCACCCGAGCGGCTACGATCCTTCCCTGTCAGAGGAAAAAGCTTATGACGAAATCGAAGAGCTCAAGCGGGGTTGGGCATATGTCAAACTATACTGA